A region of Nitrospinota bacterium DNA encodes the following proteins:
- a CDS encoding cytochrome C — protein sequence MNKLIIAFALVGAAIFVSKPSGAQMMPMHDGMHDGMHMGQGASGPDERVKLDAPPMMKTHLKQNMREHLKAVNETLREMGKGDYKAASKILREKLGLTEQMKKMCGMMGNDTYRQMGIAFHESADKAAGVVAGGDAIKSAAAISSVLEKCVTCHEAFRVE from the coding sequence ATGAACAAACTCATTATTGCGTTTGCGCTGGTTGGAGCCGCCATCTTTGTTTCAAAACCGTCAGGGGCGCAAATGATGCCTATGCATGATGGGATGCATGATGGAATGCATATGGGGCAGGGCGCTTCGGGCCCAGACGAAAGGGTGAAACTGGACGCGCCACCGATGATGAAAACCCATCTCAAGCAGAACATGCGGGAACATCTTAAGGCCGTAAACGAAACGTTGCGCGAAATGGGCAAGGGGGATTATAAAGCCGCGTCCAAAATTCTCCGGGAAAAGCTGGGCCTAACCGAGCAGATGAAGAAGATGTGCGGCATGATGGGCAACGACACCTACCGCCAGATGGGCATCGCGTTCCATGAAAGCGCGGACAAAGCCGCCGGCGTGGTAGCTGGAGGCGACGCAATAAAATCCGCCGCCGCCATCAGCTCGGTTCTGGAAAAATGCGTAACCTGCCACGAAGCTTTCAGGGTGGAGTGA
- a CDS encoding c-type cytochrome translates to MRYCHGVVKVMGGNRGSAPLILVLVIGAALALYYVVKAMAPAIFGGAQPVEFSHKTHAGSMGISCLYCHYEARFSSQAYIPQAAACLNCHSSVAVQSPEVQKLGVYVAAGMEIKWRRLSTLPPTARFTHKPHVDNATSCQICHGKVEELENTISPGPFRMDACLKCHNGKAASAECLTCHDKNFAPAASATAKSGIKAKPAAKPLESEPQSGRTKTAPARLYNIYCANCHGATGLTASAPVGAKFNPPPPDLAGSAIRDEKEIVNRIMNGGTLMPSYQEELTEQEAADVAAYALSLMK, encoded by the coding sequence ATGCGCTACTGTCATGGTGTTGTCAAAGTGATGGGGGGCAACCGGGGCTCGGCCCCTCTTATCCTGGTGCTTGTCATTGGCGCGGCGCTGGCGCTGTATTATGTTGTTAAAGCCATGGCGCCAGCCATATTCGGCGGCGCCCAGCCGGTGGAGTTCTCCCACAAAACCCATGCTGGTAGCATGGGCATTTCATGCCTGTATTGCCATTATGAGGCCAGGTTTTCATCCCAGGCTTACATTCCCCAGGCGGCGGCCTGTTTAAATTGCCATTCCAGCGTGGCGGTTCAATCCCCCGAGGTCCAGAAACTGGGTGTGTATGTGGCCGCGGGGATGGAAATTAAGTGGAGAAGATTGTCCACCCTGCCGCCCACTGCCCGGTTTACCCATAAACCGCATGTGGACAACGCCACCTCCTGCCAAATATGCCATGGCAAGGTGGAGGAGCTGGAAAACACCATATCGCCCGGCCCGTTCAGGATGGACGCTTGCTTGAAGTGCCACAACGGTAAAGCCGCATCGGCCGAATGCCTTACGTGTCACGACAAGAATTTCGCTCCGGCGGCGTCTGCAACCGCCAAGAGCGGTATAAAAGCCAAACCGGCGGCAAAACCTTTGGAGTCGGAGCCGCAGTCTGGGCGGACAAAAACCGCTCCGGCCAGGCTATATAACATTTACTGCGCCAACTGCCACGGCGCCACGGGTTTAACCGCCTCCGCCCCGGTGGGCGCAAAGTTCAATCCGCCGCCGCCGGATCTTGCCGGTTCCGCCATCAGGGACGAGAAGGAAATTGTAAACAGGATTATGAACGGGGGGACGCTGATGCCATCTTATCAAGAGGAGCTAACAGAACAGGAAGCGGCGGATGTGGCGGCTTACGCCCTGTCGCTGATGAAATGA
- a CDS encoding cytochrome c3 family protein, translated as MIQLRASGLKDTSKIIPSLFIAISAVLSLPTSLWAQAAPASAQVQFLAGDKAAIPPNYLCVNCHLEMADERLTPPVNDWMDSVHRQAGVRCADCHGGDPFDEAMIKEPSAGYIGKPKTEDIPKLCSKCHSDHTKMREYNLRADQFTLYSDSVHGRKLQEGDTEAPTCVSCHGMHKILKVKDPNSPTARKNIPETCGQCHAKKEVFEKRGRRFDQLALYKTSRHYELYAKGDLLVPTCFDCHGNHGIQPVMNERTQTVCFNCHAQQAEYYKASKHYDAFKRSGSPVCLHCHSNHGILRPTPADFTGDRDLDCVGCHEEGSAAYLLGKDIQQVAVAATTAVESAMRGLEDIENNAHGGFEIGELKERMAKASDGLKELHSLTHKMDIEALKKQSEGLIQISQSVSAQVDQMWGEVRKRRIGLVMAWLVFIGFMTALWYKSKELEKGRED; from the coding sequence TGAAAGATACGTCAAAAATTATCCCATCGTTATTTATCGCTATTTCGGCGGTTCTCTCCCTGCCCACAAGCCTTTGGGCCCAGGCCGCCCCGGCGTCCGCCCAGGTACAGTTTTTGGCGGGGGACAAAGCGGCCATCCCGCCAAATTATCTCTGTGTTAATTGCCATCTGGAAATGGCCGATGAGCGATTGACCCCGCCTGTCAATGATTGGATGGATTCGGTCCATCGCCAGGCCGGGGTGCGTTGCGCCGACTGCCACGGGGGGGATCCGTTCGACGAGGCCATGATAAAAGAGCCTTCGGCGGGGTATATAGGCAAACCAAAGACGGAAGACATACCCAAGCTTTGCTCCAAATGCCATTCCGACCACACCAAAATGCGCGAGTACAACCTTCGGGCGGACCAGTTCACGCTTTATTCCGACAGCGTCCACGGCCGCAAACTGCAGGAAGGGGATACCGAAGCGCCCACCTGCGTCAGTTGTCATGGCATGCACAAAATTTTGAAGGTCAAAGACCCCAACTCCCCCACCGCCCGGAAGAACATTCCCGAAACCTGCGGCCAGTGCCACGCGAAAAAAGAGGTGTTCGAGAAGCGGGGCAGGCGGTTCGACCAGCTGGCGCTATACAAAACCAGCAGGCATTACGAGCTATACGCCAAGGGCGATCTTCTGGTGCCGACCTGTTTCGACTGTCATGGCAACCATGGCATCCAGCCGGTGATGAACGAGCGCACACAGACAGTGTGCTTCAACTGCCATGCCCAGCAGGCGGAATATTACAAGGCCAGCAAACACTACGACGCTTTCAAGCGGTCAGGCTCGCCGGTGTGCCTGCATTGCCATAGCAACCACGGCATATTAAGGCCCACCCCGGCGGATTTTACCGGAGACAGGGATTTAGATTGCGTGGGGTGCCATGAGGAGGGTTCGGCGGCCTATTTGCTGGGCAAGGATATCCAGCAGGTGGCTGTGGCGGCCACCACCGCAGTGGAATCGGCCATGCGCGGGTTGGAAGATATCGAGAACAACGCCCATGGCGGGTTTGAGATAGGCGAGCTGAAAGAGAGGATGGCCAAGGCCTCCGACGGGTTGAAAGAGCTTCACTCCCTCACCCACAAAATGGACATCGAGGCGCTCAAGAAACAGTCGGAAGGGTTGATCCAGATATCCCAGTCGGTCAGCGCCCAGGTGGACCAGATGTGGGGTGAGGTGCGTAAACGCCGTATCGGGCTTGTGATGGCGTGGCTTGTGTTCATTGGTTTCATGACTGCCCTGTGGTATAAGTCCAAGGAATTGGAAAAAGGGCGGGAGGATTGA
- a CDS encoding PAS domain-containing protein, protein MVGKCLWDFTLNIEMVALLREKLEAGEMAACIGLPHFDKNSPDHPESLWDITIEPIHHASGQMESFLLTGKERPVSAKASTENQGDHERLLTILDSLEAVVYVADMNTYEVLYVNAAGVRILGEAVGKTCWKVFQSGQTGPCEFCTNGKLITPQGAPAEPYIWEFRNTVTNRWFHIVDRAIQWVDGRLVRMEMAFDITERKEMEEKYRELLEFNNNLLEKAPLGIAALDKDFNVVYANHEIREILGDSLNPGPDATRVKITALKPFQPLGGPQDLSRLAEGSTLSFERMLRQDIGMPRHVSVKGAPIINSDGFNGAILMMQDITERRALETRLVQTHKMEAVGALAKGVAHDFNNILHSMMGLIELARLSTPEVNESRNYLKQALTAGQRASDLIQQILTFSQERVFEYKEIDLPAIIETALNEVKRTMPPSISVKTIMEKTIWGIYADPLILMQVLISLFSNAIYAMKPNGGELAVTLISREMDPESVRIQPNVLAGAVRSNFYAELTVSDTGCGMTGEVMERIFEPFFTTKPLGEGNGMGLAIAHGVILKLNGAIAVKSNPGKGTSVTLYLPRTGGF, encoded by the coding sequence TTGGTTGGAAAATGTCTTTGGGATTTCACGCTCAATATAGAAATGGTGGCCCTGTTAAGGGAAAAACTTGAGGCCGGAGAAATGGCGGCTTGCATCGGATTGCCCCATTTTGACAAGAATTCTCCAGATCATCCCGAAAGCTTATGGGACATAACCATAGAGCCTATTCATCACGCCAGTGGCCAGATGGAAAGCTTTCTGCTAACCGGCAAAGAACGTCCCGTTTCAGCCAAGGCATCAACGGAAAACCAGGGCGATCATGAAAGGCTTCTTACGATTCTGGACTCCTTGGAGGCTGTGGTTTATGTGGCCGACATGAATACATACGAAGTCCTTTATGTGAACGCCGCCGGGGTGAGGATTCTGGGTGAAGCCGTGGGGAAAACATGTTGGAAGGTTTTTCAATCTGGACAAACGGGCCCTTGTGAATTTTGCACCAACGGCAAGCTTATAACACCGCAGGGCGCTCCCGCGGAGCCTTATATTTGGGAGTTTAGAAACACGGTTACGAACCGCTGGTTTCACATTGTGGATAGGGCCATCCAGTGGGTTGATGGACGCCTTGTGAGGATGGAAATGGCGTTCGACATTACAGAACGAAAGGAGATGGAGGAAAAATACAGGGAACTGCTGGAATTCAACAATAACCTCCTTGAAAAAGCTCCTCTTGGAATCGCCGCGCTGGACAAGGATTTCAATGTGGTGTACGCCAACCATGAAATCCGGGAAATACTGGGGGATTCTCTTAATCCTGGGCCAGACGCTACCAGGGTCAAAATAACGGCATTAAAACCATTCCAGCCTTTAGGCGGGCCACAGGATCTCTCGCGGCTCGCCGAGGGCTCCACCCTGTCATTTGAAAGGATGTTGCGGCAGGATATTGGCATGCCCAGGCATGTTTCCGTAAAGGGAGCCCCAATCATTAACAGCGACGGTTTCAACGGCGCTATTCTCATGATGCAGGACATTACGGAAAGGCGGGCCCTGGAGACACGTTTGGTACAGACCCATAAAATGGAAGCTGTGGGAGCTTTGGCGAAAGGAGTGGCGCACGATTTCAACAATATCCTCCACTCGATGATGGGACTGATTGAGCTTGCCAGACTTTCCACTCCTGAAGTAAATGAATCGCGCAACTATTTAAAGCAAGCGCTAACAGCTGGTCAGCGGGCCAGCGACCTTATTCAGCAGATTCTAACTTTCAGCCAGGAAAGAGTTTTCGAATATAAGGAAATTGACCTGCCAGCCATAATTGAAACGGCCCTGAACGAGGTGAAGCGGACCATGCCGCCATCAATCAGCGTAAAAACCATCATGGAAAAAACCATTTGGGGAATTTACGCTGACCCGCTAATCCTAATGCAGGTTCTCATCAGTCTTTTTTCCAACGCCATTTACGCAATGAAACCTAATGGTGGAGAGCTTGCTGTAACCCTTATATCCAGGGAAATGGATCCCGAATCCGTCAGGATCCAGCCTAATGTGCTGGCTGGAGCGGTGCGTAGTAATTTTTATGCGGAGCTTACCGTGTCTGATACCGGTTGCGGAATGACTGGGGAGGTAATGGAACGGATTTTTGAACCGTTCTTTACCACCAAGCCATTGGGAGAAGGTAACGGCATGGGGCTGGCCATAGCGCATGGCGTGATTTTAAAACTGAACGGCGCTATCGCGGTAAAAAGCAACCCCGGAAAGGGAACCTCTGTTACCTTGTATCTGCCCCGCACCGGAGGTTTTTAG